A genomic region of Microtus ochrogaster isolate Prairie Vole_2 chromosome 15, MicOch1.0, whole genome shotgun sequence contains the following coding sequences:
- the LOC101982016 gene encoding serpin B6 has protein sequence MDPLREANGTFALNLLKILGEDSSKNVFFSPMSISSSLAMVFMGAKGNTASQMAQALSFDKCTGNGGGDVHQGFQSLLTEVNKTGTQYLLKTANKLFGEKTCDLLASFKDSCRKFYEAEMEELDFKGDTEQSRQHINTWVAKKTEDKIQELLSPGAVNSDTVLVLVNAIYFKGNWEKQFNKENTREMPFKVSKNEEKPVQMMFKKSTFKMTYIGERFTKILLLPYAGNELNMIIMLPDEHVELKTVGKEITYENFIEWTRLDMMDEEEVEVFLPRFKLEENYDMKDFLCKLGMTDAFEDRADFSGISSKHGLSLSKVVHKSFVEVNEEGTEAAAATAGIMLLRCVRITPRFCADHPFLFFIQHVKTNGILFCGRFSSP, from the coding sequence ATGGATCCTCTTCGGGAAGCAAATGGCACCTTTGCCTTAAACCTTTTGAAAATCCTGGGTGAAGACAGctctaaaaatgtgtttttctcacCCATGAGCATCTCCTCATCCCTGGCCATGGTCTTCATGGGGGCAAAGGGAAACACTGCAAGCCAGATGGCTCAGGCACTCTCTTTTGATAAATGCACCGGCAATGGAGGTGGAGATGTCCACCAGGGCTTCCAGTCACTTCTCACCGAAGTGAACAAGACTGGCACACAGTACTTGCTCAAAACAGCCAATAAGCTCTTTGGAGAGAAGACTTGTGACCTTCTAGCATCTTTTAAAGATTCCTGCCGCAAGTTCTATGAAGCAGAGATGGAAGAGCTGGACTTTAAGGGTGACACAGAGCAGTCCCGACAGCACATCAACACCTGGGTCGCCAAAAAGACAGAAGATAAAATCCAAGAGCTGCTGTCTCCAGGTGCGGTGAATTCAGACACTGTGCTGGTCCTTGTAAATGCCATCTACTTTAAAGGGAACTGGGAGAAACAGTTTAACAAAGAGAACACCAGGGAGATGCCTTTCAAAGTCTCCAAGAATGAGGAGAAACCTGTGCAAATGATGTTTAAGAAGTCTACCTTCAAAATGACCTATATTGGAGAGAGATTCACCAAGATTCTGTTGCTTCCCTATGCTGGCAATGAGCTGAACATGATCATCATGCTTCCAGATGAGCATGTTGAACTGAAAACGGTGGGAAAGGAAATAACTTATGAAAATTTCATAGAGTGGACGAGGCTGGACATGATGGATGAAGAAGAGGTGGAGGTTTTCCTCCCACGGTTTAAACTGGAGGAGAATTATGACATGAAGGACTTCCTGTGCAAGCTGGGCATGACGGATGCCTTTGAGGACAGGGCAGACTTTTCTGGAATATCTTCCAAGCATGGTTTGTCTCTGTCCAAGGTTGTGCATAAGTCCTTTGTGGAGGTCAATGAGGAGGGCACAGAGGCTGCGGCTGCTACAGCTGGCATTATGTTGTTGAGGTGTGTCAGGATCACCCCCCGTTTCTGTGCCGAccacccctttcttttcttcattcagcATGTTAAGACCAATGGGATTCTGTTCTGTGGCCGGTTCTCTTCTCCCTGA